TCGCCGCTGGGCGAAGGTGAATCGACGAGAAATCGCTAATGCGACGACTTGGCCTCACCCCTGGCCCGATTGATCGCTTAGCGCCTCTGAACCCCAATCTGCGTTGTCGTTGGTGCGACCATCTCTATGAGAGTGGGCGTCTACGGCCAGATTGTGCCAGCGCATCGCCTCGTCGATAAGCCGGCCCCGTTCCTTCATGTTCGTGGCTTCGCTCGCCTCTTTGAGCAGAGCTTCAGCCTTCCGGCGATAATTTTCGGACATGCGCGGTTTGTGATGGAGGAAGGGCGAACTTAGACCTGGGCGCAACGATCGTTCAAGGTCGCGGTTGCTCCAGCGCCCGCGTTACCCGGGCCAAGATGCGTTCGGGCTAGTCGGGCGTCCCAGCGTCTACTGCCGAGTCGGCATCACTCTCCCACATCGGTGAAGTCTGGGCAGCGTTGATCAAGCCAGCCACCGCTGTGATCAGTTGAGCGGCCGCGAAGGGCTTCTGAATGATCTGGCTGTTCGGCACACCATGCGACGCCCACTCGTGGCCGCTGTCGCCGCTAACGTAGATCACTGGCAAACCCGGGTTTAGCTCACGCGCCCTTTTGGCCACATCCCAACCTGAGATCCGTCCCATATTGACGTCGGTGACGAGGGCGATGATGTCCCTGCAGCGGTTCGACTCCACAAGCGCGATGGCATCCGCGGCCGCGGTCGCCGTCAAGACCTCGAAACCGCCCTCCACGAGCGCAGTCTCGATGAGGTCGAGGACAAGGACCTCGTCGTCTACGGCGAGCACGACGCGTGATTGAGGATGATCGGAAATAGCGCACCTCGTCATGGCGGGAGCGCAAGTGCTCTCAGGCGGCCTCTGCCAAGCGTGAAGGCGACTGCAACGGCTTGTACGCGATCCAAGCGGCGGCGACCAATCACTTCCTCGAAGCGAACGCTTTCGCTCACGGCGGAGGAGTGACACCGCCGCTCCGCAAGTCATCGCACGCCAGAGCACTACTACGACCGAGGCGCTGTTGATCGGTCGTCGTTTGGGCGCTCATTAGTGACCCCGTTTTCTGCGGCCGACCGGCCGAGAACGGGAGCGTCCGGTGTCGATCACCCCGATCCGCAACGAGGTCTTCGTGCGCAGCGCCAGGATGCTGCGCACAGCGCTCGGCCCGCGCATCGCGGGCTGGCTCGATGACGCCGAAGTCGTCGAAGTCATGCTCAATCCGGACGGCCAGCTTTGGCTGGACCGGCTGGGCGCCGGGCTCCAGCGCACCGGTTGCGAGCTGACCCCGGAAGACGGCGAGCGGATCGTGCGCCTAGTGGCCCATCACGTGGGCGCCGAAGTTCATGCGGGCGCGCCGCGAATTTCCGCCGAGCTGCCGGAGAGTGGCGAGCGGTTCGAGGGACTGCTCCCGCCGGTTGTGACTGCTCCCACGTTCGCGATCCGCAAGCCGGCCGTCGCGGTGTTCACGCTGCAGGACTACGTCGACGCCGGCGTCATGGGCGCGGCTGCGGCGGATGTCCTCCGCCGCGCCGTCGCCGAGCGGCAGAACATCCTGGTCGCCGGCGGGACCTCCACGGGCAAGACCACGCTGGCCAACGCCCTGCTGGCCGAGGTCGCCAAGACCGGCGACCGCGTGGTGCTCATCGAAGACACCCGCGAGCTTCAGTGCGCCGCGCCGAACCTGGTGGCGCTTCGGACCAAGGACGGCGTGGCCTCGCTGGCGGATCTGGTCCGGTCGTCGCTGCGGCTGCGGCCCGACCGCATCCCAATCGGAGAGGTGCGTGGAGCGGAAGCGCTCGACCTGCTCAAGGCCTGGGGGACTGGCCATCCGGGCGGCATCGGCACCATCCACGCCGGCACGGCGCAGGGCGCGCTGCGTCGGCTCGAGCAGCTGATCCAGGAGGCAGTGCCGGTCGTGCCTCGCGCCCTGATCGCTGAAACCATCGACCTGATCGCCGTCCTGAACGGCCGAGGTGCGGATCGCCGCCTCACCGAACTCTGCGCCGTGGCGGACCTCGCCGCCGACGGCGAGTACCGCATCGCCGACATGAGCGCGGCTTCCCAAGGAGAGCTTCCATGATCCGCCGCATTCGCGGGCGGCTCGCGAGCGCGAGCGCCGTCGCAACCGTCTGGCTGCTCGCCGGGCCGGCCTACGCCGCCGGCTCATCCATGCCCTGGGAAGCCCCGCTGCAGAAAATCCTGCAGTCGATCGAGGGCCCCGTGGCCAAGATCATCGCGGTGATCATCATCATCACCACAGGCCTGACCCTGGCCTTTGGCGACACCTCGGGTGGCTTTCGACGGCTGATCCAGATCGTCTTCGGCCTCTCGATCGCCTTCGCCGCCTCCAGCTTCTTCCTGTCCTTCTTCTCGTTCGGCGGCGGGGCGCTGGTCTGATGCAGCAGACACCCACGCCTCCTGGCTTTGAAGCCCCGGTTCACCGCGCCCTCACCGAGCCGGTGTTGCTGGCCGGCGCGCCGCGCGCCTTCGCCATCGTCAACGGCACCTTGGCGGCCGCCATCGGGCTTGGCCTACGCCTGTGGATCGCCGGCTTGGCGCTTTGGCTGATCGGCCACGCCTTCGCCGTCTGGGCCGCCAAGCGCGACCCCCACTTCGTCGAGGTGGTGCGGCGGCACGTCCGCATCCCGCCCTATCTGGGAATCTGACGCGATGTTCGATCTTCGCGAGTACCGCCGGCGTGCGGCCCAGCTTCCCGACTTTCTGCCGTGGGCGGCGCTCGTCGAGCCGGGCGTGGTGCTCAATAAGGACGGGGGGTTTCAGCGCACAGCGCGCTTCCGCGGGCCCGACCTGGACTCGGCGACCGCGTCCGAGCTCGTCTCGGCCGCGGGGCGGCTGAACAATGCGCTGCGACGCCTCGGGTCCGGCTGGGCCGTGTTCGTCGAAGCCCAGCGCAATGCGGCCGACGTGTATCCGCTTAGCGACTTCCCCGACCCGGTGTCGGCGCTGGTGGACGAGGAGCGCCGGGCTCAGTTCGAGGAACATGGAGCGCATTTCGACAGCGCCTACTTCCTGACCTTCGTCTTCCTGCCGCCCGCCGAGAACACCGCCCGGGCTGAGTCCTGGCTGTACGAGGGGCGAGAGCGCCGCGGCGTCGACTGGCGCGAGGCGCTGGCCGGCTTCGTCGACCGGACGGATCGTGTGCTGGCGCTGCTCGAAGGCTTTGTGCCCGAAGCGGAGTGGCTCACCGACGCCGAGACCCTGACCTACCTGCATTCGACGGTGTCGACCCACCGCCACCGCGTCGGCGTGCCGGACACGCCCATGCATCTGGATGTGCTGCTGGCCGACCAGCCGCTCACCGGCGGCCTCGAGCCGCGGCTGGGAACGGCGCACCTGCGGGTGCTGACCATCAGCGGCTTCCCGGCCGCCACCTGGCCCGGGCTGCTCGACGACCTCAATCGCCTGGCGTTTCCCTACCGCTGGTCCACGCGCGCGATCTGCCTGGACAAGGTCGACGCGGCCAAGCTGCTGGGCCGGATCCGCCGCCAATGGTTCGCCAAGCGCAAGTCGATCATGGCGATACTGAAAGAGGTGCTGACCAACGAAGCCGCGGCGCTGGTCGACACCGACGCTCAGAACAAGGCGCTCGATGCCGACGAGGCCCTACAGGACCTGGGCGCCGACGTGGTCGGGCATGCCTTCGTGACCGCCACGGTGTGCGTCTGGGACGAGGACGCGGGCCGCGCCGACGCGAAGCTGCGGCTGGTCGAGAAGGCAATCCAGGCCCGCGACTTCACCTGTATGGTTGAGAGCATCAACGCGGTGGAAGCCTGGCTCGGCAGCCTTCCGGGCCACGCCTACGCCAATGTGCGCCAGCCGCCGATCTCCACCCTGAACCTGGCCCACATGATCCCGCTTTCGGCGGTGTGGGCTGGGCCGCAGCGGAACGCGCACCTGAACGGGCCGCCGCTGTTCTTCGCCCAGACGGAAGGCTCGACACCCTTCAGGTTCTCGACCCACGTCGGGGACGTCGGCCACAGCATGGTGGTGGGGCCGACCGGGGCAGGGAAGAGCGTGCTGTTGGCGCTGATGGCCCTGCAGTTCCGCCGCTACCCCGCCGGCCAGGTCTTCGCCTTCGACTTCGGCGGCTCGATCCGAGCCGCGGCGCTGGCGATGGGCGGCGACTTCCACGATCTCGGCGGAGCGCTCGCGGACGATGAGACTCCGCCGGTCGCCCTGCAGCCGCTGGGCCGCATCCAAGATCTGGCTGAACGCGCGTGGGCTTCGGAGTGGCTGGCCGGCGTGCTGGCCCGAGAAGGTGTCGCGGTTACGCCTGAGGTGAAGGAGCATCTCTGGACCGCGCTCGGATCGCTGGCCTCGGCCCCCGAGGCCGAGCGGACCCTCACCGGCCTGTCGGTCCTGCTGCAGTCCAACGCGCTCAAGCGCGCCCTTCAGCCCTACACCGTCGCGGGTCCGTGGGGTCGGCTCCTCGACGCAGAGAGCGAGCGCCTGGGTTCGGCCTCCGTGCAGGCGTTCGAGACCGAGGGGCTCGTGGGCTCGGCGGCGGCGCCGGCCGTGCTCAGCTACCTGTTCCATCGAATCCAGTCGCGGCTCGATGGGCGCCCGACCCTGGTGGTGGTCGACGAAGGCTGGCTCGCCCTCGACGACGCCACCTTCGGAGCCCAGCTGCGGGAATGGCTGAAGACGCTGCGCAAGAAGAACGCCTCCGTGGTGTTCGCCACCCAGTCCCTGGCCGACATTGAGACGAGCGCGATCGCAGCCTCGATCATCGAAAGCTGCCCCACCCGCATCTTCCTGCCGAACGACCGCGCGCAGGAGCCGCAGATCGCAGCGGCCTACGCGAGGTTCGGTCTCAACGAGCGGCAGGTGGAGATCCTGGGTCGGGCGATCCCGAAGCGCGACTACTACTGCCAGTCCCGTCGCGGGAACCGGCTCTTCGAGCTCGGGCTAGGGCCGGTGGCGCTCGCCTTCTGCGCCGCTTCCGCCAAGGCGGACCAGCTGGTGATCGCCGAGCTTCTTGAACACCACGGCCCGGGTGGGTTCGCGGCCGCTTGGCTCGAACACCGGGGGCTTCCGTGGGCGGCGGACCTGATCCGCTTGCAGGCCAAAGCGCCACCTCAATTGGAGACCGCTCGATGAAGACCCGCACCCCTTGGCTGGCGGCGCTCGTGTGCTCGACCAGCCTCGTTCTGGCCTTGCCCACCCCAGCCGGGGCGCAGCTCACCGTCTATGACCCAACGAACTACGCCTCGAACGTCATGCAGGCGGCGCGGGCCTTGGAGCAGATCAACAATCAGGTCCGTGGCCTTCAAAACCAGGCCCTGAGCCTGACGAACCAGGCCCGCAACCTGGCCCAGCTGCCGTACTCCTCGCTCCAGACCGTGCAGGGGAATCTTGGCCGGATCAGCGGGCTGATGCAGCAGGCGCAGCGGGTCGCCTATGACGTCCAGGCGATTCAGCGGGAATTCGGGAAGAACTACACGGTGAGCGCCGGAAGCCGCGACGCAGACCTGGTCGCGTCGGCGAACGCCCGCTGGCTGAACTCAGCGGCGGCCTTCCAGCACTCCCTTCAGGTGCAGGCCGGTGTGGTGGCCGGACTGCCCGGCGCGCGCACCGAACTCTCCAACCTCGTCGGCGCCAGCCAGGGCGCAGCCGGCATCCTCCAGGCGACCCAGGCGGGAAACCAGCTGCTGGCCCTGCAAAGCCAGCAGCTGACGGACCTCACCGCGATGATGGCGGCGCAGGGCCGCGCGGCGGCGCTTGAGCAGGCCGAGCGCGCCGCGAGCCGGGCTCAGGCGCAAGAGCAGTTTCGCCGGTTCGTGGATCGGCGCCAGGGTTATCAGGCCCCTCCCGTGGAGATGTACCGATGACCCGCCTGATCCTGTCCGCTGCTTCGACCATCGCCGTCCTGCTCGCCGCCGGCTGCGACCGGACTCCGCCAGCGCCCGAGACCAAGAGCATGTCCGGAACTCAGCTATCGGCCGAAACGCAACGATGCGCCCGCGGCGGAGCGCAGGCGGCGAACGACCCCACCTGCCGGGCTGTGCGGGACGAAAACTTCGACAGGTTCCTAGGAGAGGACGGCAAGAGATGAACCCCGGCGTCGCTGATCGCTTCCTGGACGTCTTCTCGCGCTACATCGACTCGGGCTTTGGCCTGCTCGGCGGAGAAGTTGCCTTCCTGGCAAGCACCCTGGTGGTGATCGACGTCACCCTGGCGGCGCTGTTCTGGTCCTGGTCGGCCGGCGACGACGTGATCGCCCGGCTCATCAAGAAGACGCTGTACGTCGGCTTCTTCGCCTTCCTACTGTCGAACTTCAACGGACTGGCGAAGATCGTCTTCCAGTCCTTCTCGGGTCTGGGCCTCAAAGCCGCGGGCAGCGGCATGTCCGCCGCCGACTTCCTGCGTCCGGGCAAGCTGGCGCAATCAGGCATCGACGCAGGAAGGCCTCTCCTGCAAGCGGCGCACGAGATGTCCGGCTTCCCCGGCTTCTTCGACAACTTCGCTCAGATCATCGTCATCATGGTGGCCTGGCTCATCGTCCTCATCGCCTTCTTCGTGCTCGCGGTGCAGCTCTTCGTCACCCTGATCGAGTTCAAGCTGACGACGCTGGCCGGCTTCATTCTCGTGCCCTTCGGCCTCTTCGGGCGGACGGCTTTTCTGGCCGAGCGTGTGCTCGGAAATGTCGTCGCCTCCGGCGTGAAGGTGCTGGTCCTGGCGGTGATCGTTGGGATTGGCTCCACCTTGTTCGGCGAGTTCATCCAGGACTTCGGCGGGCAGCAACCCTCGCTGGAGGAGGTGCTCTCCCTGGCGCTGGCGTCGCTCTGCCTCCTTGGTCTCGGCATCTTCGGGCCCGCCGTCGCCAATGGCCTGGTGTCGGGGGCGCCGCAGCTCGGGGCAGGGGCCGCCGTCGGGACTGGCCTCGCCGCCGGCGGCCTCGCGGCTGCTGGCGCAATGGGCACGCGCGCCGCGATCGGCGCCGGCGTCGGGGGCGCGCGAGGCGCCATCGCTGCCGCGCGTGGCTTCCGCTCCGGTCCCTCGGGCTCCGGTGACAGCGGCTTACGGCCCAATCCGCCCTCCGGACCCGGCGGACATGCGGGTGGTGGGCCTGGAGGCGGCGGCGCGCCGGCGTGGGCACGCCAATACCAGCGCCGTCAGGAAGCGGCCCACGGCGCCGCGACCGCCGCCCACGCCCTTCGTTCCGGCGACCATCCCGGCGGCGGAACCTCCGTCTCGCTCGCAGAGGATCGGTCATGAACGTCTTCACTCGACCCGGGGTGCGCTATGGCGCGACCCCCGCCCTCGACACACCTTACCAGCGCGCGGCGCAGGCCTGGGACGACCGGATCGGCTCTGCCCGGGTGCAGGCCCGGAACTGGCGGCTGATGGCCTTTGGCAGCCTGCTGCTGTCCGCGGGACTTTCAGGCGCCCTCGTCTGGCAGGGCGCCCGGGGCTCGGTGACCCCCTGGGTGGTGGAGGTCGATCGGCTCGGGCAGACCCAAGCGGTCGCGCCCGCGGTGGCTGGGTACAAGCCCACCGACCCGCAGATCGCCTGGCACTTGGCGCGCTTTATCGAGGAGGTTCGTTCGATCCCGTCGGATCCCGTCGTCGTCCGGCAGAACTGGCTTCGGGCGTATGACTACGCCACCGACCGTGGGGCCCTAGCCCTGAACGAATACGCCCGCGCCAACGACCCCTTCAGCAAGGTGGGCCACACCCAGGTCGCCGTCGACGTCTCCAGCGTGATCCGCGCCTCGCCCGACAGTTTCCGCGTGGCCTGGGTCGAGCGCCGCTACGTGGACGGCGCGCTGGCCTCCACGGAGCGCTGGACCGCCATCCTCACCGTGGTCCTGCAACCGCCCCGCACGACCGAGCAGCTTCGCAAGAACCCCTTGGGGGTCTTCGTCCATGCTCTGAATTGGTCTCGGGAGCTCGGCTGATGCGAGCCCCGACGCTAATCCTGATGTTGGCCGGGACGACCCTCAGCGGCTGCGCGGCGATGCAGGCCGAGCAATCCAAGCCCGCTTCTACGGTCCCCGCCACCGCGCCTGCGCTCGCGCCAGCGCCCGTCCCACGCGGCCCGATTGTCGTGGCTTCGACGCCGGTTCCGAACCCGCCTGAGCGGGCCGCACGAAAGCCTGCCGCGGGTCCTGTCCGGCCTGCGCCCGAGACCGGCGATCCCGCGGCACGGGTGGCCAGGGCCAATGCCGCCGCCAGGGTGCAGCCGACCGGATCGGCCTATGCCAACGCCGCGCAGATCTACCCCTACGCCGAGGGCGCTCTGTTCCAGGTCTACACCGCGCCTGGCCGCATCACTGACATCACCCTGGAAGAGGGAGAGACCCTCTCCGGAACCGGTCCGGTGGCTGCAGGCGACACCGCGCGCTGGATCATCGGCGACACGGAGAGCGGCTCGGGCGCAAGCCGGCGGGTGCACATCCTGGTCAAGCCCACCCGAGCTGATCTGCAGACCAACCTGGTGATCAACACCAATCGCAGGACCTATCACCTGGAGCTGCGCGCGACTCCCGCGACCTACATGGCGTCGGTCGCTTGGCGCTATCCCGCCGATGAGGCCTTGGCCGCGGCCGAGAGCGTCGAGCGCTACGCCGCGCCCACGGTCGCGATCGAGCAGCTCAACTTCAACTACAGGATTTCGGGCGACCGCCCGTCCTGGCGTCCGGTGCGCGTGTTCGATGATGGCCGGCAGACCTTCATCGAGTTCGCCCCTTCGGTGACGCAAGGCGAGCTGCCGCCGCTGTTCGTCGGTGGCGCCGACGGAAAGGCGGCCGACCTCGTGAACTACCGTGTGAGCGGCCAGCGGATGGTGGTGGATCGCCTATTCACTCGGGCCGAGCTGCGGCTCGGCGATCGTCGCGGCCAGAAGCGGGTGCGCATCGAACGCGGTGCGGGAGGATGACCATGTCCACAACCTCTCAACTTCCAGGCCACGAGGGCGCCGAAGCGCTTCGGTTGCGCTCCGCCCGGCCTCGCGTGGCCCGCCTGTCGCGCAAGGTTCTGATCGCCTTGACGGCGACGTCGTCGGTCGCTGTCGTGGGCGCTGTCGCCTACGCCATGACGACCCGCGCTGGCGGCTCCGCGCCCGCCGAGGTCTACAACGTCGGAGGTCAGCCCCCCGAGCGACTCAATGCGCTGCCGCGCGATTACGGCGCCGCCCCGAGGCTCGGACCGCCACTGCCCGGAGATCTCGGACGCCCGATCCTGGAGGCCGACGTCGCGCCGCCGCCGATGGCGCCGGTCGGGCAAGCCGATGCGGCCCAGCAGGAGGTGCAAGCGCAGCGGCAGCGGCTGCTGCAAGAGCGCGATGCGGCGCGGACCAGCCGCCTCTTCTCCACCGAGGCGCAAGGCCATGCTGGCTCGCTGGCCGAAGGCGCCACGACGCTTATCGAAGCCGCCGCGTCTGCTCCGGCGGGACGGCGCACGATCCTCGATGGGCCGGTTGATCGACGGACGACGAGCCCAGACCGGCTCAGGTCGCCCCCGTCGCCCTTCGTGCTGCAGGCCGGCGCGACCATCCCGGCCGCGCTTCTCACCGGAGTGCGGTCGGACCTGCCAGGACAGATCGTCGGCCAGGTGACGGAGAACGTCTACGACAGCGTGAGCGGCCGCTTCCTGTTGATCCCGCAGGGGTCGAAGCTCATCGGCGCCTATGACACTCAGGTCGCCTTCGGGCAGAGCCGCGTCCTGCTGGCGTGGACTCGGCTGATCCTCCCGAACGGCCGCTCGCTCGTCTTGGAGAAGCTGCCGGCGGGTGACGCCCAAGGCTACGCGGGCCTGCAGGATCGCGTTGACCGCCATTGGGGCGCGCTGTTCGGCGCCGCCGCGCTTTCGACGATCCTCGGCATAGGCGCGGAGCTCGGGGAAGGTGACGACGAGAACGACATCCTTCGCGCGCTCCGCCATGGGGCGGCCGGCTCCTTCAACCAAGTTGGACAGCAGGCGGTCGGGCGCAGCCTGAACATTCCGCCGACGCTGACGATCCGACCGGGCGCCCCGGTGCGGGTGATGGTCACCCGCGATCTCATTCTTGAACCCTACAGAGGCTGAGAGGTGTGCAAATGGCCAAGCTGAAACTCGCCGAGCTGCAGGACGACACGCCTGTGAAGCTCACGGTCGAACTGCCTGGAGCCGTGCACCGCGACCTCGTCGCCTACGGCGAAGCGCTGGCAGCTCAAGGCGGTCGAGCGCTCGAACCCGCCAAGCTGATCGTGCCGATGCTCTCCAGGTTCATGAACACCGATCGCGCCTTCACGCGCTCGAAGCGCTCGGGCGACAGCACGAGCCGCTGAGAGGACCGACGAGAGCGGAGGTGACGGCGAGGCAGTCACTGAACCTCAGCGCAATCGGAAAAGCACGTTCAGTTTCTGGCCTCTAGCAAGACATTCTCACAAATCAGACCAGCGCCACTTCAAGGTCGTTGAGAACCCGAGCCAGCCCTGGCGCCATGCGAAGAGATCCGGATGTGGCGACCGTGAGCTTGGGCACGGCTCGGCCATAGATTGCGAGGTTCACTTCGCCGTTGAGGCGGGACGGATAGTAGATCCCGTCAACCCGCGCCGGGTGGTCATGGAAGGCGACGGACCAGCGGCGCGCGAGCGCTTGGCGCGAGGATCGCAGGACGTCGCTGGGCACGCCCATTCGGATAGGTCCGTCGCCGGTCAGGTCAAGCAGGGCGAGTTCGGCGTTGGTGACCACCTGTGCGTACCGCCGCGAGTCGAGCTCGGCCTCATCCATGGGGAAGTCGCCCACGAGGCCGTCCCGGTCGTCGCGAAGGACCGCCTCGAGGAAGCAGACCTTCAGTGACGAGCCCAGGTAGAGCACTCCGAAGCGGTTCGCCTCGATCCGGCGTCGTGGGTCGCTAAACCGGCTGCGGCTCTTCCCGAAGCCGAGGGGGTCCGGGAAGCGCTGGTGGTAGATGCGGCCAAAGGTGCGGCCAGCTGGGATGCGGACCAGGTCGAGCCCAGCCGTCGCGAATGCGGCAGTCGGCTCGCGGGACGGCACCTAGCCAAGCGCTCCGGCGGCAAGGCTCTCAGCAGCTTCGAGCACCTCGCCTGTCCGGCCCTGGCGCAACGCATCCACGCCAGTCGCACCTTCCAACTCCGGATGGCGCTGAATGAGGAAGCGGTACACAGTCCAGGGGCTGTCGCCGAGCTTTTCGAAAAGCTGCGGGATAGCGGCGAAGGGCTTGCCGTTCTCGTCAACCTGCCAGGCAGGGAAGCGGAATCCCCGGCGGGCGCCGTCCACCGCCAGCACCTCATGCCTCTGCCGCTTCGCGTTCACGGTCACGCGGCTGACGCCGAGCAACTCCGCGAAAGCATCCGCGCTGAGCATCTCGTCGCCGGCCAGGATCTCCGCCACCCGAAGCTGGCCGCGCTCGCGGGCCGCAGCCAGGGCTACATCCAGATCATCTGGATCTTCGGCGCGGTCGCTTCCCGCTGGCCTGGCATCGTCTGCGATGGTGGCCTTGGCGTGGACGCGCGGCTGGCCTTTGGGATCGACTTCGACCCAGAAGCCGGTGCGCCGACCGCTCTCGCGGCTCTCCGTTATGCGCTCACTCAGCACTTCCATCACGGCGCGGACGCCCGACTTGCGAGGATTGAGGGCCTGGACGGATTTGGACGGCAGGGCGACCGTGAATTCGCCCTTGCTGTCGCGCACCGTAGTGCGCGGTTGGCGGGCCGCGTCGGCTTTGGTCACATAGCGGCCGGTGCTGCGGCCGGCTGACGATGCCTTCTCTGCCATGGGGTTGGTCCTTTCCCCGACAATCTGGGCTTCCGCGTTAGCTTCGTCAATTCCGTTAAGTTCGTAAAGTTCCGGTGAGCAGATCACGGGCGCCGGCCACCTGGCCTGCGCAGCGCGAATTGGCCGCGTCAGTGCAAAACGGAGTTGGGCGGCGGGCCAAGCCGTTCATGCAGCTCAGTGCGCAGGGCATCAATGTCCGCCTCCAGCTGCTGCAACTCCCGTTGGTCTGCGGTCTGCGCCCGGGCCAAAAGCGCGAGGCAGCGGTCCACCAACGCGATGGCTTCGGGGTTGCCGCGACAGCGCAGCCGGAGTTCGAGGAGATAGGCGAGGGCTTCCTCCAAGGCGCGCTCCGTGGCGGCGGCCGATCTGGCCATTCGCGCATCAATGGTGAGGTTCAACCGCCTCGATCAGCGTGAGAATGTCCTGTCGAGATCCGCTGATCAGGGCGTGAGCTTCAGGATGGTCGGCAGCCCAGACTAGGCGCTCCGCTACCTCCAGCTTGGCTGCGATCACTTCCAGAGCGGCGGAGCCTTGAGTCGGCAGCGCCTCCAGCAACTCGTCCCGCTTTTCCAACAGGAGGTCCAGGCAGCCATCAATGTCGCGCAGTTCCTGGGCCCATGGCAGGGCCTGCTGTTCTGCCGGGCTCAGCTGGAACCAGGAATGCTCCCGAGCCAGCCAACTTTCCAGCCGGGCCCATCGCGTCTGTAGCCGTTCGATCTTGGCGTTGAGGTAGAGCCAGCGCTTGAAGGGCGCGGCGGCGTTGCTCTGCGTGGAGGCGACCGGAATTGGTGTGGACTGGGCGAACGCAGCCGGCGCAGCCAAGAGCGAGGCGGGGGATCCCACAACGACCGCTCGTCGGGAGAGTTCAGGCAGACGCACGCCCTCACTCTCCGTCTTTCGACGTGAGCCCATGACCGATGCCTACTAATCACCTATGATCAGATTATAATCACGCAGTGGGCGCTGGGGTGTCAAACAGAAAATGATCGTACTCGATCATAAAATTATCACGCGATGCTGACCGCAGCCCAGATCCGTGCGGCCCGCGCACTACTTGGCTGGAGCCAGCCAGCCTTGGCCGCTGCGGCAAAGCTATCGTTGCCGACCATCGTAAGGATGGAAAGCCAACAGGGGCCCGGCCGCAGCGCAGCCGCCAACGTCGAGGCGGTCCAGCGCGCCCTGGAAGACGCCGGCGTCTGCTTCATCGCTCCTGAAGGTTCCGGCGGTGGCGGCCCCGGCGTACGCCTAAAACATGGCTGACCACTCACGTTCTGACCACGGCGTGCTCCGGGGAGGGGACTCTGCTATCCTGGCGCTACTGGAGCATTTCCTGCCGTCGCCGGTTGGTGATGTGACTTCGCATCATCAATCCGCTAGCCAAAGATTCTGACGGTATCTCAGACGGTATTCAAATCCGCGTGAGCTAAAATGCTTCGGGAATTCCGCCGCTTAGGGCGTCCAGAAATAATCGAGTGGGAATGATCGCGACCTAGGACGGCCGGCGCGCGCGGCGACGCCGCGCGAGGGCCGCGGCCGCGACCGAGCCCACGATGACGACGGAGCCGGCTCCGAAGACTGCCAGGATGCAGGGCGCGTCGGAGAGCACGAGAGTGTCCAGGCCGACCTTGCCGGTCTGCCAGAACGTCCATTCGCCGCCGATCTCGCGCGCCAGGGTGCTGCTGCCGGTCGCGAGCACGACGATCCCGTCGCCTGTGGCCGGATCGATCCGGGCCGTCGTATTGATCGCGGGGTGGTTCTGGCCGTCGTGGCCGACCACGAAGCCGCCGCTCGCGGTCGGCGCGTAGAGACTCTCGCCGAGACCCCAGACAGGCAGGCCGAAGAGTTTCGCCTGGGGCGTCGCCATCTCCCGCAACGTTTCCGGCGCGAGGACGCCGCGACCAGCGGGCGCGCCGCCCGGCCCCGGGGACTGCGCCTGCAGGAAGGCGGTGAGGTCCGCCGCCGAGGTGTAGAGCGAGGCGGCCCCCGTCGCGGCGAACCGGTAGTGCGTGGCGGGGGAGCCGTCGGCGGCGAAGACGTCGGCGAACCTCGCCGGGTCGGGGTTCTCGAAGGTGCTCTCGTCCATGCCGAGGGGTTCGAACACCGTG
The Phenylobacterium zucineum HLK1 genome window above contains:
- the trbF gene encoding conjugal transfer protein TrbF; translated protein: MNVFTRPGVRYGATPALDTPYQRAAQAWDDRIGSARVQARNWRLMAFGSLLLSAGLSGALVWQGARGSVTPWVVEVDRLGQTQAVAPAVAGYKPTDPQIAWHLARFIEEVRSIPSDPVVVRQNWLRAYDYATDRGALALNEYARANDPFSKVGHTQVAVDVSSVIRASPDSFRVAWVERRYVDGALASTERWTAILTVVLQPPRTTEQLRKNPLGVFVHALNWSRELG
- a CDS encoding DUF2274 domain-containing protein, giving the protein MAKLKLAELQDDTPVKLTVELPGAVHRDLVAYGEALAAQGGRALEPAKLIVPMLSRFMNTDRAFTRSKRSGDSTSR
- a CDS encoding RES family NAD+ phosphorylase, with protein sequence MPSREPTAAFATAGLDLVRIPAGRTFGRIYHQRFPDPLGFGKSRSRFSDPRRRIEANRFGVLYLGSSLKVCFLEAVLRDDRDGLVGDFPMDEAELDSRRYAQVVTNAELALLDLTGDGPIRMGVPSDVLRSSRQALARRWSVAFHDHPARVDGIYYPSRLNGEVNLAIYGRAVPKLTVATSGSLRMAPGLARVLNDLEVALV
- the trbG gene encoding P-type conjugative transfer protein TrbG produces the protein MRAPTLILMLAGTTLSGCAAMQAEQSKPASTVPATAPALAPAPVPRGPIVVASTPVPNPPERAARKPAAGPVRPAPETGDPAARVARANAAARVQPTGSAYANAAQIYPYAEGALFQVYTAPGRITDITLEEGETLSGTGPVAAGDTARWIIGDTESGSGASRRVHILVKPTRADLQTNLVINTNRRTYHLELRATPATYMASVAWRYPADEALAAAESVERYAAPTVAIEQLNFNYRISGDRPSWRPVRVFDDGRQTFIEFAPSVTQGELPPLFVGGADGKAADLVNYRVSGQRMVVDRLFTRAELRLGDRRGQKRVRIERGAGG
- the trbL gene encoding P-type conjugative transfer protein TrbL; this encodes MNPGVADRFLDVFSRYIDSGFGLLGGEVAFLASTLVVIDVTLAALFWSWSAGDDVIARLIKKTLYVGFFAFLLSNFNGLAKIVFQSFSGLGLKAAGSGMSAADFLRPGKLAQSGIDAGRPLLQAAHEMSGFPGFFDNFAQIIVIMVAWLIVLIAFFVLAVQLFVTLIEFKLTTLAGFILVPFGLFGRTAFLAERVLGNVVASGVKVLVLAVIVGIGSTLFGEFIQDFGGQQPSLEEVLSLALASLCLLGLGIFGPAVANGLVSGAPQLGAGAAVGTGLAAGGLAAAGAMGTRAAIGAGVGGARGAIAAARGFRSGPSGSGDSGLRPNPPSGPGGHAGGGPGGGGAPAWARQYQRRQEAAHGAATAAHALRSGDHPGGGTSVSLAEDRS
- a CDS encoding helicase, with product MRLPELSRRAVVVGSPASLLAAPAAFAQSTPIPVASTQSNAAAPFKRWLYLNAKIERLQTRWARLESWLAREHSWFQLSPAEQQALPWAQELRDIDGCLDLLLEKRDELLEALPTQGSAALEVIAAKLEVAERLVWAADHPEAHALISGSRQDILTLIEAVEPHH
- a CDS encoding TrbI/VirB10 family protein, with product MSTTSQLPGHEGAEALRLRSARPRVARLSRKVLIALTATSSVAVVGAVAYAMTTRAGGSAPAEVYNVGGQPPERLNALPRDYGAAPRLGPPLPGDLGRPILEADVAPPPMAPVGQADAAQQEVQAQRQRLLQERDAARTSRLFSTEAQGHAGSLAEGATTLIEAAASAPAGRRTILDGPVDRRTTSPDRLRSPPSPFVLQAGATIPAALLTGVRSDLPGQIVGQVTENVYDSVSGRFLLIPQGSKLIGAYDTQVAFGQSRVLLAWTRLILPNGRSLVLEKLPAGDAQGYAGLQDRVDRHWGALFGAAALSTILGIGAELGEGDDENDILRALRHGAAGSFNQVGQQAVGRSLNIPPTLTIRPGAPVRVMVTRDLILEPYRG